A single window of Actinomycetota bacterium DNA harbors:
- a CDS encoding MarR family transcriptional regulator, producing MLDNTAYPDNTPTPFEVQRRLQEKLPRTWRLDLQQTESQRGPDAILELRAPDGRRTTILVEIKRRLDPVAVPRVLEQMRAWAGWSAMGRPLETLLVAAPYLSERTRDKLRESALNYLDLTGNTFVAIEDPAVYIRTQGAVKDPNRATRPMRSLRGMKTAQIVRTLVDVRPPLGVRQIAELVRTDPGNVSRVLELLEREDLVRRSPQGGVQQVDWAELLRAWSRDYSMTGSNRYATYLDPRGLQSFLSRLRSLPSGMRYAVTGSLAAARRAPVAPARLGVAFVDDAAAAADELGLVPAEAGANVMLLEPKGDFVFDRSTTDEGVCYVAPSQAVADLLKGSGRNPSEAEELLEWMRRNEDVWRA from the coding sequence ATGTTGGATAACACGGCATACCCAGACAACACACCGACCCCGTTCGAGGTTCAGCGAAGGCTTCAGGAGAAGCTACCCCGCACCTGGCGGCTCGACCTGCAGCAGACTGAATCTCAACGGGGCCCTGACGCAATTCTAGAACTCCGGGCGCCTGATGGTCGACGCACGACGATACTCGTCGAGATCAAGCGCCGGTTGGACCCGGTGGCGGTGCCGCGCGTGCTCGAACAGATGCGCGCCTGGGCTGGCTGGTCAGCGATGGGCAGACCGCTGGAAACGCTCCTCGTGGCGGCGCCCTATCTGAGCGAACGCACTCGTGACAAACTGCGCGAGAGCGCCCTCAACTACCTGGATCTCACTGGCAACACGTTCGTGGCCATCGAGGACCCGGCGGTCTACATACGGACGCAGGGTGCGGTGAAGGATCCCAACAGGGCGACTCGGCCGATGCGATCCCTGCGCGGGATGAAGACGGCCCAGATTGTGCGCACTCTGGTCGATGTTCGTCCGCCGCTCGGCGTTCGACAGATTGCGGAACTTGTGCGGACGGACCCCGGCAACGTGTCCCGGGTGCTGGAGCTCTTGGAGCGCGAGGATCTGGTTCGGCGAAGTCCGCAAGGCGGCGTGCAACAAGTCGACTGGGCCGAGCTTCTCAGGGCGTGGTCTCGCGACTACTCGATGACGGGTTCCAACAGATACGCGACCTACCTCGATCCCCGCGGACTCCAAAGCTTCCTTTCGCGCCTGCGGTCGCTTCCGAGCGGCATGCGTTACGCCGTCACTGGCTCGCTGGCCGCAGCTCGGCGCGCACCTGTTGCTCCTGCGCGGCTGGGCGTTGCCTTCGTGGATGATGCCGCCGCCGCTGCTGATGAACTGGGCTTAGTGCCCGCCGAGGCAGGCGCAAACGTGATGTTGCTGGAGCCCAAGGGCGACTTCGTGTTTGACCGGTCGACGACCGATGAAGGGGTGTGCTACGTCGCCCCGAGCCAAGCGGTTGCAGATCTGCTCAAGGGCTCTGGCAGGAACCCGTCTGAAGCCGAGGAGCTGCTGGAATGGATGAGAAGGAACGAAGATGTCTGGCGCGCCTGA